One stretch of Desulfocurvus vexinensis DSM 17965 DNA includes these proteins:
- a CDS encoding purine-nucleoside phosphorylase: MQNIEKVQKAADFIRAGLPAPHAARIAVVLGTGLGAWADGLAEVASFDYAAIPGFPCSTVQSHAGKLTAALVGEVPVWVQRGRFHLYEGWSPAEVCMGVRTLAALGVSRLIITNAAGALNPQFDAGGLMLITDHINFTGANPLIGPNQDAWGERFPDMSRIYDAGLRDLALERARELGIRLERGVYIGVSGPNLESPAETRAFRLLGADAVGMSTVLEVIAARHMGLAVLGISCLTNKNLPDCMGETSLADVIAQAEAAAGRLSRLLGAVIASA, encoded by the coding sequence ATGCAAAACATCGAAAAAGTCCAGAAAGCTGCGGACTTCATCCGCGCGGGCCTGCCCGCGCCCCATGCGGCGCGCATCGCGGTCGTCCTGGGCACGGGCCTTGGCGCCTGGGCCGACGGCCTGGCCGAGGTGGCCTCCTTCGACTACGCGGCCATCCCTGGCTTCCCGTGCTCCACCGTGCAGAGCCACGCCGGAAAGTTGACGGCGGCCCTGGTGGGCGAGGTGCCCGTGTGGGTCCAGCGCGGGCGCTTCCACCTCTACGAGGGCTGGTCGCCCGCCGAGGTCTGCATGGGCGTGCGCACCCTGGCCGCCCTGGGCGTCTCGCGGCTGATCATCACCAACGCCGCAGGCGCCCTGAACCCCCAGTTCGACGCGGGCGGGCTGATGCTCATCACCGACCACATCAACTTCACCGGGGCCAACCCGCTCATCGGGCCCAACCAGGACGCCTGGGGCGAGCGCTTCCCGGACATGAGCCGCATCTACGACGCCGGGCTGCGCGATCTGGCCCTGGAGCGGGCCCGCGAGCTGGGCATTCGCCTGGAGCGTGGTGTCTATATCGGCGTAAGCGGGCCAAATCTTGAGAGCCCGGCGGAAACCCGCGCCTTCCGGCTGCTGGGGGCCGACGCCGTGGGCATGTCCACCGTGCTGGAGGTCATCGCCGCGCGGCATATGGGCCTTGCGGTGCTGGGCATCTCGTGCCTGACCAACAAGAACCTGCCCGACTGCATGGGCGAGACCTCCCTGGCGGACGTCATCGCCCAGGCCGAGGCCGCCGCCGGGCGCCTGTCGCGCCTGCTGGGCGCCGTCATCGCCTCGGCCTGA
- a CDS encoding motility protein A yields MDIVTLLGSILGFVLVIGAMAMGGDLSLFYNGPGLLIVVGGTFAAICVTFPLKDVIDSHMGALSMFAKKKGKVEDVVNIMVRIAEISRREGLIALENIQTENPILKKACQLIADNADPMLIRDTLTIEIGTMKRRHNISIEVFQKLAGYAPAFGMIGTLIGLVQMLSNLSDPTSLGPAMAVAILTTFYGTIMANLIFLPFAGKMRARTSQEELHLQIIFEGAKSILENNNPRLVYEKLSSFEPPKERKSSGR; encoded by the coding sequence ATGGATATCGTCACCCTACTTGGTTCCATACTCGGCTTCGTGCTCGTCATCGGGGCCATGGCCATGGGCGGGGACCTCAGCCTGTTCTACAACGGGCCGGGCCTGCTCATCGTCGTGGGTGGAACCTTCGCGGCCATCTGCGTGACCTTCCCCCTGAAGGACGTCATCGACTCGCACATGGGCGCCTTGTCCATGTTCGCCAAGAAGAAGGGCAAGGTCGAGGACGTGGTCAACATCATGGTGCGCATCGCCGAGATCAGCCGCCGCGAGGGCCTCATCGCCCTGGAGAACATCCAGACTGAGAACCCCATCCTCAAGAAGGCCTGCCAGCTCATCGCCGACAACGCCGACCCCATGCTCATCCGCGACACCCTGACCATCGAAATCGGCACCATGAAGCGCCGCCACAACATCTCCATCGAGGTGTTCCAGAAGCTGGCGGGCTACGCCCCGGCCTTCGGGATGATCGGCACCCTCATCGGCCTGGTGCAGATGCTCTCCAACCTTTCGGACCCGACCTCCCTGGGCCCGGCCATGGCCGTGGCCATCCTGACCACCTTCTACGGCACCATCATGGCCAACCTGATCTTCTTGCCCTTCGCGGGCAAGATGCGCGCGCGCACCAGCCAGGAGGAGCTGCACCTGCAGATCATCTTCGAGGGCGCCAAGTCCATCCTGGAGAACAACAACCCGCGGCTGGTGTACGAGAAGCTGTCCTCGTTCGAGCCGCCCAAGGAGCGCAAGAGCAGTGGCCGATGA